The proteins below are encoded in one region of Nocardioides marmorisolisilvae:
- the pheS gene encoding phenylalanine--tRNA ligase subunit alpha, with product MSGPNSEYDPVQVTPLEAVEVDRMRDDALAAIDAAADLAALKQVRQAHAGDRSPLALANREIGALPPAARKEAGLRVGQARGAVGQALAARQEVLEAAAEEQMLVEETVDVTLPWDRQARGARHPITTFSERIADVFVAMGWEVAEGPLIEAEWLNFDALNLGPDHPARTMQDTFWTEPAEDHVVLRTHTSPVQARTMLTRTPPIYVVCPGRVFRTDEYDATHSPVFHQVEGLVIDEGITMAHLRGSLDHMLQALFGPGITTRFRPSYFPFTEPSAEMDMVCFVCRGAAPAVDSCRTCRGEGWIELGGCGVVNPRVLTACGVDAERYTGFAFGFGIDRMLMFRHGIEDLRDLFEGDVRFTTAFGQEI from the coding sequence TCGAAGCGGTGGAGGTCGACCGGATGCGTGACGACGCCCTGGCTGCGATCGACGCTGCTGCCGACCTGGCTGCCCTCAAGCAGGTCCGCCAGGCCCACGCCGGTGATCGCTCGCCGCTCGCCCTGGCCAATCGCGAGATCGGCGCGCTTCCGCCCGCCGCGCGCAAGGAGGCCGGCCTGCGGGTCGGGCAGGCCCGCGGCGCGGTCGGCCAGGCCCTCGCCGCCCGGCAGGAGGTGCTCGAGGCCGCGGCCGAGGAGCAGATGCTGGTCGAGGAGACAGTCGACGTGACGCTGCCGTGGGACCGCCAGGCACGAGGCGCCCGGCACCCGATCACCACCTTCTCGGAGCGGATCGCCGACGTCTTCGTCGCGATGGGGTGGGAGGTAGCGGAGGGCCCGCTGATCGAGGCCGAGTGGCTCAACTTCGACGCGCTCAACCTCGGTCCGGACCACCCCGCCCGGACCATGCAGGACACCTTCTGGACCGAGCCGGCCGAGGACCACGTCGTGCTCCGCACGCACACCTCGCCGGTGCAGGCGCGCACGATGCTCACCCGGACCCCGCCGATCTACGTGGTCTGTCCGGGGCGCGTCTTCCGGACCGACGAGTACGACGCCACCCACAGCCCGGTCTTCCACCAGGTGGAGGGCCTCGTGATCGACGAAGGCATCACGATGGCCCACCTGCGAGGGTCCCTGGACCACATGCTTCAGGCTCTCTTCGGTCCGGGGATCACCACGCGGTTCCGGCCGTCGTACTTCCCGTTCACCGAGCCGTCCGCGGAGATGGACATGGTCTGCTTCGTCTGCCGTGGCGCGGCCCCGGCCGTCGACTCGTGCCGCACCTGCCGTGGCGAGGGCTGGATCGAGCTCGGCGGCTGCGGCGTGGTGAACCCGCGCGTGCTGACCGCCTGTGGGGTCGACGCCGAGCGCTACACCGGCTTCGCCTTCGGCTTCGGCATCGACCGGATGCTGATGTTCCGGCACGGCATCGAGGACCTCCGTGACCTCTTCGAGGGCGACGTCCGCTTCACCACTGCGTTCGGACAGGAGATCTGA